Proteins encoded within one genomic window of Macaca fascicularis isolate 582-1 chromosome 16, T2T-MFA8v1.1:
- the WNK4 gene encoding serine/threonine-protein kinase WNK4 isoform X14: MKPRVLQRWSRQILRGLHFLHSRVPPILHRDLKCDNVFITGPTGSVKIGDLGLATLKRASFAKSVIGTPEFMAPEMYEEKYDEAVDVYAFGMCMLEMATSEYPYSECQNAAQIYRKVTSGRKPNSFYKVKIPEVKEIIEGCIRTDKNERFTIQDLLAHAFFREERGVHVELAEEDDGEKPGLKLWLRMEDARRGGRPRDNQAIEFLFQLGRDAAEEVAQEMVALGLVCEADYQPVARAVRERVAAIQRKREKLRKARELEALPPEPGPPPATVPMAPGPPSAFPPEPEEPEADQHQPFLFRHASYSSTTSDCETDGYLSSSGFLDASDPALQPPGGVPSSPAESHLCLPSAFALSIPRSGPGSDFSPGDSYASDAASGLSDVGEGMGQMRRPPGRNLRRRPRSRLRVTSVSDQNDRVVECQLQTHNSKMVTFRFDLDGDSPEEIAAAMVYNEFILPSERDGFLRRIREIIQRVETLLKRDTGPMEAAEDTLSPQEEPAPLPALPIPLPDPSNAELQSSNSLEHRSWAAFSTSSSPGTPLSPGNPFSPGTPIFPGPIFPIASPPCHPSPSPFSPISSQVSSNPSPHPTSSPLPFSSSTPEFPVPLSQFPRSSLPMTSPPTFSPTCSQVTLSPPFFPPCPSTPSLPSTTAAPLLSLASAFSLAVMTVAQSLLSPSPGLLSQSPPAPPSPLPSLPLPPPLAPGGQESPSPHTAEVENEASPPPARPLPGEARLAPISEEGKPQLVGRFQVTSSKEPAEPLPLQPTSPTLSGSPKPSTPQLTSESSDTEDSAGAGPETREALAESDRAAEGLGAGVEEEGDDGKEPPVGGSPPPLSHPSPVWMNYSYNSLCLSSEESESSGEDEEFWAELQSLRQKHLSEVETLQTLQKKEIEDLYSRLGKQPPPGIVAPAAMLSSRQRRLSKGSFPTSRRNSLQRSEPPGPGIMRRNSLSGSSTGSQEQRASKGVTFAGDVGRMVRAGPREGEPRESGNGTWLQLRHPPTLEVSSSLFLFPPVNSEQKPCISPTPGPTMELVFSESDAFLTNTTEQGRSQH, from the exons ATGAAGCCGCGAGTCCTTCAGCGCTGGAGCCGCCAAATCCTGCGGGGACTTCATTTCCTACACTCCCGGGTTCCTCCCATCCTGCACCGGGATCTCAAGTGCGACAATGTCTTTATCACGGGCCCTACTGGCTCCGTCAAAATCGGGGACCTGGGCCTGGCCACGCTCAAGCGCGCCTCCTTTGCCAAGAGTGTCATCG GGACCCCGGAATTCATGGCCCCCGAGATGTACGAGGAAAAGTACGATGAGGCCGTGGACGTGTACGCGTTCGGCATGTGCATGCTGGAGATGGCCACCTCTGAGTACCCGTACTCCGAGTGCCAGAATGCCGCGCAAATCTACCGCAAGGTCACTTCG GGCAGAAAGCCGAACAGCTTCTACAAGGTGAAGATACCCGAGGTGAAGGAGATCATTGAAGGCTGCATCCGCACGGATAAGAACGAGAG GTTCACCATCCAGGACCTCCTGGCCCACGCCTTCTTCCGCGAGGAGCGCGGTGTGCATGTGGAACTAGCGGAGGAGGACGACGGCGAGAAGCCGGGCCTCAAGCTCTGGTTGCGCATGGAGGACGCGCGGCGTGGGGGGCGCCCACGGGACAACCAGGCTATCGAGTTCCTGTTCCAACTGGGCCGGGACGCGGCCGAGGAGGTGGCACAGGAGATG GTAGCTCTGGGCTTGGTCTGTGAAGCCGATTACCAGCCAGTGGCCCGTGCAGTACGTGAACGGGTTGCCGCCATCCAGCGAAAGCGTGAGAAGCTGCGTAAAGCAAGGGAATTGGAGGCACTCCCACCAGAGCCAGGACCTCCACCAGCAACTGTGCCCATGGCTCCCGGTCCCCCCAGTGCTTTCCCCCCTGAACCTGAGGAGCCAGAGGCAGACCAGCACCAGCCCTTCCTTTTCCGCCACGCCAGCTACTCATCTACCACCT CGGATTGCGAGACTGATGGCTACCTCAGCTCCTCCGGCTTCCTGGATGCCTCAGACCCTGCCCTTCAGCCCCCTGGGGGGGTGCCATCTAGCCCAGCTGAGTCCCATCTCTGCCTGCCCTCG GCTTTTGCCCTATCCATTCCACGTTCTGGCCCTGGAAGTGACTTTTCCCCTGGGGACAG CTATGCCTCAGATGCAGCTTCAGGCCTTAGCGATGTGGGAGAAGGGATGGGACAAATGAGGAGACCCCCAGGGAGGAATCTCCGGCGCAGACCCCGATCCCGGCTGCGGGTCACTAGT GTCTCAGACCAGAATGACAGAGTGGTTGAGTGCCAGCTACAGACCCATAACAGCAAGATGGTGACCTTCCGATTTGATCTGGATGGGGACAGCCCGGAAGAGATTGCAGCTGCCATG GTGTATAACGAGTTCATTCTGCCCTCGGAGCGAGATGGATTTCTCAGACGGATTCGGGAGATTATCCAGCGAGTGGAGACCCTGTTGAAGAGAGACACTGGCCCCATGGAGGCTGCTGAAGACACCCTAAGCCCCCAG GAGGAGCCAGCACCATTACCTGCCCTGCCCATCCCTCTCCCAGACCCATCCAATG CAGAGCTCCAGAGCAGCAACTCCCTGGAGCACAGGAGCTGGGCAGCCTTCTCCACCTCATCTTCTCCTGGAACTCCTTTGTCTCCTGGAAACCCATTTTCCCCTGGAACCCCCATTTTCCCAGGTCCCATCTTCCCCATCGCTTCTCCCCCATGTCATCCTAGCCCTTCCCCATTCTCCCCCATTTCTTCCCAGGTCTCCTCAAATCCCTCTCCACACCCCACCAGCTCTCCACTTCCATTCTCCTCCAGCACACCTGAGTTTCCAGTCCCACTCTCTCAGTTTCCCCGGAGTTCTCTCCCCATGACTTCTCCACCTACATTCTCTCCCACTTGTTCTCAGGTCACTCTTAGTCCCCCTTTCTTTCCTCCATGCCCCTccactccttccctcccctccaccacagcagcccctctcctctctctggctAGTGCATTCTCACTGGCTGTGATGACTGTGGCCCAGTCCCTGCTGTCCCCCTCGCCCGGGCTCCTTTCCCAATCTCCTCCAGCCCCTCCTAGTCCCCTCCCTAGCCTGCCGCTTCCCCCTCCCCTTGCTCCTGGTGGCCAGGAGAGTCCTTCACCCCACACAGCTGAGGTGGAGAATGAG GCCTCGCCACCTCCTGCTCGGCCTCTCCCAGGGGAAGCCAGGCTGGCGCCCATCTCTGAAG AGGGAAAGCCGCAGCTTGTTGGGCGTTTCCAAGTGACTTCATCCAAGGAACCAGCTGAGCCTCTTCCCCTGCAGCCAACATCCCCCACTCTCTCCGGTTCTCCGAAACCTTCAACCCCTCAGCTTACTTCAGAGAGCTCAGACACAGAGGACAGTGCTGGAGCCGGGCCAGAGACCAGGGAAGCTCTGGCTGAGAGCGACCGTGCAGCTGAGGGTCTGGGGGCTGGAGTTGAGGAGGAAGGAGATGATGGGAAGGAACCCCCAGTTGGGGGCAGCCCCCCACCCCTGAGCCATCCCAGCCCAGTGTGGATGAACTACTCCTACAACAGCCTGTGTCTGAGCAGCGAGGAGTCAGAAAGCAGTGGGGAAGATGAGGAGTTCTGGGCTGAGCTGCAGAGTCTTCGGCAGAA GCACTTGTCAGAGGTGGAAACACTACAGAcactacagaaaaaagaaattgaagatttGTACAGCCGGCTGGGGAAGCAGCCCCCACCGGGTATTGTGGCCCCAGCTGCTATGCTGTCCAGCCGCCAGCGCCGCCTCTCCAAGGGCAGCTTCCCCACCTCCCGCCGCAACAGCCTACAGCGCTCTGAGCCCCCAGGCCCTG GCATCATGCGAAGGAACTCCCTGAGTGGCAGCAGCACCGGCTCCCAGGAGCAGCGGGCAAGCAAGGGGGTGACATTCGCCGGGGATGTTGGCAGGATGGTGAGGGCGGGCCCAAGGGAGGGGGAGCCCAGGGAATCAGGGAATGGTACCTGGCTGCAGCTtcgccatcctcccaccttggaggTTTCttcatcactttttcttttccctccagtGAATTCAGAACAGAAGCCATGTATCTCCCCCACACCAGGGCCCACCATGGAGCTTGTGTTCTCAGAATCTGATGCTTTTCTGACCAACACAACTGAGCAAGGAAGATCCCAGCACTGA
- the WNK4 gene encoding serine/threonine-protein kinase WNK4 isoform X18, translating to MKPRVLQRWSRQILRGLHFLHSRVPPILHRDLKCDNVFITGPTGSVKIGDLGLATLKRASFAKSVIGTPEFMAPEMYEEKYDEAVDVYAFGMCMLEMATSEYPYSECQNAAQIYRKVTSGRKPNSFYKVKIPEVKEIIEGCIRTDKNERFTIQDLLAHAFFREERGVHVELAEEDDGEKPGLKLWLRMEDARRGGRPRDNQAIEFLFQLGRDAAEEVAQEMVALGLVCEADYQPVARAVRERVAAIQRKREKLRKARELEALPPEPGPPPATVPMAPGPPSAFPPEPEEPEADQHQPFLFRHASYSSTTSDCETDGYLSSSGFLDASDPALQPPGGVPSSPAESHLCLPSAFALSIPRSGPGSDFSPGDSYASDAASGLSDVGEGMGQMRRPPGRNLRRRPRSRLRVTSVSDQNDRVVECQLQTHNSKMVTFRFDLDGDSPEEIAAAMVYNEFILPSERDGFLRRIREIIQRVETLLKRDTGPMEAAEDTLSPQEEPAPLPALPIPLPDPSNAELQSSNSLEHRSWAAFSTSSSPGTPLSPGNPFSPGTPIFPGPIFPIASPPCHPSPSPFSPISSQVSSNPSPHPTSSPLPFSSSTPEFPVPLSQFPRSSLPMTSPPTFSPTCSQVTLSPPFFPPCPSTPSLPSTTAAPLLSLASAFSLAVMTVAQSLLSPSPGLLSQSPPAPPSPLPSLPLPPPLAPGGQESPSPHTAEVENEASPPPARPLPGEARLAPISEEGKPQLVGRFQVTSSKEPAEPLPLQPTSPTLSGSPKPSTPQLTSESSDTEDSAGAGPETREALAESDRAAEGLGAGVEEEGDDGKEPPVGGSPPPLSHPSPVWMNYSYNSLCLSSEESESSGEDEEFWAELQSLRQKHLSEVETLQTLQKKEIEDLYSRLGKQPPPGIVAPAAMLSSRQRRLSKGSFPTSRRNSLQRSEPPGPGIMRRNSLSGSSTGSQEQRASKGVTFAGDVGRM from the exons ATGAAGCCGCGAGTCCTTCAGCGCTGGAGCCGCCAAATCCTGCGGGGACTTCATTTCCTACACTCCCGGGTTCCTCCCATCCTGCACCGGGATCTCAAGTGCGACAATGTCTTTATCACGGGCCCTACTGGCTCCGTCAAAATCGGGGACCTGGGCCTGGCCACGCTCAAGCGCGCCTCCTTTGCCAAGAGTGTCATCG GGACCCCGGAATTCATGGCCCCCGAGATGTACGAGGAAAAGTACGATGAGGCCGTGGACGTGTACGCGTTCGGCATGTGCATGCTGGAGATGGCCACCTCTGAGTACCCGTACTCCGAGTGCCAGAATGCCGCGCAAATCTACCGCAAGGTCACTTCG GGCAGAAAGCCGAACAGCTTCTACAAGGTGAAGATACCCGAGGTGAAGGAGATCATTGAAGGCTGCATCCGCACGGATAAGAACGAGAG GTTCACCATCCAGGACCTCCTGGCCCACGCCTTCTTCCGCGAGGAGCGCGGTGTGCATGTGGAACTAGCGGAGGAGGACGACGGCGAGAAGCCGGGCCTCAAGCTCTGGTTGCGCATGGAGGACGCGCGGCGTGGGGGGCGCCCACGGGACAACCAGGCTATCGAGTTCCTGTTCCAACTGGGCCGGGACGCGGCCGAGGAGGTGGCACAGGAGATG GTAGCTCTGGGCTTGGTCTGTGAAGCCGATTACCAGCCAGTGGCCCGTGCAGTACGTGAACGGGTTGCCGCCATCCAGCGAAAGCGTGAGAAGCTGCGTAAAGCAAGGGAATTGGAGGCACTCCCACCAGAGCCAGGACCTCCACCAGCAACTGTGCCCATGGCTCCCGGTCCCCCCAGTGCTTTCCCCCCTGAACCTGAGGAGCCAGAGGCAGACCAGCACCAGCCCTTCCTTTTCCGCCACGCCAGCTACTCATCTACCACCT CGGATTGCGAGACTGATGGCTACCTCAGCTCCTCCGGCTTCCTGGATGCCTCAGACCCTGCCCTTCAGCCCCCTGGGGGGGTGCCATCTAGCCCAGCTGAGTCCCATCTCTGCCTGCCCTCG GCTTTTGCCCTATCCATTCCACGTTCTGGCCCTGGAAGTGACTTTTCCCCTGGGGACAG CTATGCCTCAGATGCAGCTTCAGGCCTTAGCGATGTGGGAGAAGGGATGGGACAAATGAGGAGACCCCCAGGGAGGAATCTCCGGCGCAGACCCCGATCCCGGCTGCGGGTCACTAGT GTCTCAGACCAGAATGACAGAGTGGTTGAGTGCCAGCTACAGACCCATAACAGCAAGATGGTGACCTTCCGATTTGATCTGGATGGGGACAGCCCGGAAGAGATTGCAGCTGCCATG GTGTATAACGAGTTCATTCTGCCCTCGGAGCGAGATGGATTTCTCAGACGGATTCGGGAGATTATCCAGCGAGTGGAGACCCTGTTGAAGAGAGACACTGGCCCCATGGAGGCTGCTGAAGACACCCTAAGCCCCCAG GAGGAGCCAGCACCATTACCTGCCCTGCCCATCCCTCTCCCAGACCCATCCAATG CAGAGCTCCAGAGCAGCAACTCCCTGGAGCACAGGAGCTGGGCAGCCTTCTCCACCTCATCTTCTCCTGGAACTCCTTTGTCTCCTGGAAACCCATTTTCCCCTGGAACCCCCATTTTCCCAGGTCCCATCTTCCCCATCGCTTCTCCCCCATGTCATCCTAGCCCTTCCCCATTCTCCCCCATTTCTTCCCAGGTCTCCTCAAATCCCTCTCCACACCCCACCAGCTCTCCACTTCCATTCTCCTCCAGCACACCTGAGTTTCCAGTCCCACTCTCTCAGTTTCCCCGGAGTTCTCTCCCCATGACTTCTCCACCTACATTCTCTCCCACTTGTTCTCAGGTCACTCTTAGTCCCCCTTTCTTTCCTCCATGCCCCTccactccttccctcccctccaccacagcagcccctctcctctctctggctAGTGCATTCTCACTGGCTGTGATGACTGTGGCCCAGTCCCTGCTGTCCCCCTCGCCCGGGCTCCTTTCCCAATCTCCTCCAGCCCCTCCTAGTCCCCTCCCTAGCCTGCCGCTTCCCCCTCCCCTTGCTCCTGGTGGCCAGGAGAGTCCTTCACCCCACACAGCTGAGGTGGAGAATGAG GCCTCGCCACCTCCTGCTCGGCCTCTCCCAGGGGAAGCCAGGCTGGCGCCCATCTCTGAAG AGGGAAAGCCGCAGCTTGTTGGGCGTTTCCAAGTGACTTCATCCAAGGAACCAGCTGAGCCTCTTCCCCTGCAGCCAACATCCCCCACTCTCTCCGGTTCTCCGAAACCTTCAACCCCTCAGCTTACTTCAGAGAGCTCAGACACAGAGGACAGTGCTGGAGCCGGGCCAGAGACCAGGGAAGCTCTGGCTGAGAGCGACCGTGCAGCTGAGGGTCTGGGGGCTGGAGTTGAGGAGGAAGGAGATGATGGGAAGGAACCCCCAGTTGGGGGCAGCCCCCCACCCCTGAGCCATCCCAGCCCAGTGTGGATGAACTACTCCTACAACAGCCTGTGTCTGAGCAGCGAGGAGTCAGAAAGCAGTGGGGAAGATGAGGAGTTCTGGGCTGAGCTGCAGAGTCTTCGGCAGAA GCACTTGTCAGAGGTGGAAACACTACAGAcactacagaaaaaagaaattgaagatttGTACAGCCGGCTGGGGAAGCAGCCCCCACCGGGTATTGTGGCCCCAGCTGCTATGCTGTCCAGCCGCCAGCGCCGCCTCTCCAAGGGCAGCTTCCCCACCTCCCGCCGCAACAGCCTACAGCGCTCTGAGCCCCCAGGCCCTG GCATCATGCGAAGGAACTCCCTGAGTGGCAGCAGCACCGGCTCCCAGGAGCAGCGGGCAAGCAAGGGGGTGACATTCGCCGGGGATGTTGGCAGGATG tGA
- the WNK4 gene encoding serine/threonine-protein kinase WNK4 isoform X15 has translation MKPRVLQRWSRQILRGLHFLHSRVPPILHRDLKCDNVFITGPTGSVKIGDLGLATLKRASFAKSVIGTPEFMAPEMYEEKYDEAVDVYAFGMCMLEMATSEYPYSECQNAAQIYRKVTSGRKPNSFYKVKIPEVKEIIEGCIRTDKNERFTIQDLLAHAFFREERGVHVELAEEDDGEKPGLKLWLRMEDARRGGRPRDNQAIEFLFQLGRDAAEEVAQEMVALGLVCEADYQPVARAVRERVAAIQRKREKLRKARELEALPPEPGPPPATVPMAPGPPSAFPPEPEEPEADQHQPFLFRHASYSSTTSDCETDGYLSSSGFLDASDPALQPPGGVPSSPAESHLCLPSAFALSIPRSGPGSDFSPGDSYASDAASGLSDVGEGMGQMRRPPGRNLRRRPRSRLRVTSVSDQNDRVVECQLQTHNSKMVTFRFDLDGDSPEEIAAAMVYNEFILPSERDGFLRRIREIIQRVETLLKRDTGPMEAAEDTLSPQEEPAPLPALPIPLPDPSNELQSSNSLEHRSWAAFSTSSSPGTPLSPGNPFSPGTPIFPGPIFPIASPPCHPSPSPFSPISSQVSSNPSPHPTSSPLPFSSSTPEFPVPLSQFPRSSLPMTSPPTFSPTCSQVTLSPPFFPPCPSTPSLPSTTAAPLLSLASAFSLAVMTVAQSLLSPSPGLLSQSPPAPPSPLPSLPLPPPLAPGGQESPSPHTAEVENEASPPPARPLPGEARLAPISEEGKPQLVGRFQVTSSKEPAEPLPLQPTSPTLSGSPKPSTPQLTSESSDTEDSAGAGPETREALAESDRAAEGLGAGVEEEGDDGKEPPVGGSPPPLSHPSPVWMNYSYNSLCLSSEESESSGEDEEFWAELQSLRQKHLSEVETLQTLQKKEIEDLYSRLGKQPPPGIVAPAAMLSSRQRRLSKGSFPTSRRNSLQRSEPPGPGIMRRNSLSGSSTGSQEQRASKGVTFAGDVGRMVRAGPREGEPRESGNGTWLQLRHPPTLEVSSSLFLFPPVNSEQKPCISPTPGPTMELVFSESDAFLTNTTEQGRSQH, from the exons ATGAAGCCGCGAGTCCTTCAGCGCTGGAGCCGCCAAATCCTGCGGGGACTTCATTTCCTACACTCCCGGGTTCCTCCCATCCTGCACCGGGATCTCAAGTGCGACAATGTCTTTATCACGGGCCCTACTGGCTCCGTCAAAATCGGGGACCTGGGCCTGGCCACGCTCAAGCGCGCCTCCTTTGCCAAGAGTGTCATCG GGACCCCGGAATTCATGGCCCCCGAGATGTACGAGGAAAAGTACGATGAGGCCGTGGACGTGTACGCGTTCGGCATGTGCATGCTGGAGATGGCCACCTCTGAGTACCCGTACTCCGAGTGCCAGAATGCCGCGCAAATCTACCGCAAGGTCACTTCG GGCAGAAAGCCGAACAGCTTCTACAAGGTGAAGATACCCGAGGTGAAGGAGATCATTGAAGGCTGCATCCGCACGGATAAGAACGAGAG GTTCACCATCCAGGACCTCCTGGCCCACGCCTTCTTCCGCGAGGAGCGCGGTGTGCATGTGGAACTAGCGGAGGAGGACGACGGCGAGAAGCCGGGCCTCAAGCTCTGGTTGCGCATGGAGGACGCGCGGCGTGGGGGGCGCCCACGGGACAACCAGGCTATCGAGTTCCTGTTCCAACTGGGCCGGGACGCGGCCGAGGAGGTGGCACAGGAGATG GTAGCTCTGGGCTTGGTCTGTGAAGCCGATTACCAGCCAGTGGCCCGTGCAGTACGTGAACGGGTTGCCGCCATCCAGCGAAAGCGTGAGAAGCTGCGTAAAGCAAGGGAATTGGAGGCACTCCCACCAGAGCCAGGACCTCCACCAGCAACTGTGCCCATGGCTCCCGGTCCCCCCAGTGCTTTCCCCCCTGAACCTGAGGAGCCAGAGGCAGACCAGCACCAGCCCTTCCTTTTCCGCCACGCCAGCTACTCATCTACCACCT CGGATTGCGAGACTGATGGCTACCTCAGCTCCTCCGGCTTCCTGGATGCCTCAGACCCTGCCCTTCAGCCCCCTGGGGGGGTGCCATCTAGCCCAGCTGAGTCCCATCTCTGCCTGCCCTCG GCTTTTGCCCTATCCATTCCACGTTCTGGCCCTGGAAGTGACTTTTCCCCTGGGGACAG CTATGCCTCAGATGCAGCTTCAGGCCTTAGCGATGTGGGAGAAGGGATGGGACAAATGAGGAGACCCCCAGGGAGGAATCTCCGGCGCAGACCCCGATCCCGGCTGCGGGTCACTAGT GTCTCAGACCAGAATGACAGAGTGGTTGAGTGCCAGCTACAGACCCATAACAGCAAGATGGTGACCTTCCGATTTGATCTGGATGGGGACAGCCCGGAAGAGATTGCAGCTGCCATG GTGTATAACGAGTTCATTCTGCCCTCGGAGCGAGATGGATTTCTCAGACGGATTCGGGAGATTATCCAGCGAGTGGAGACCCTGTTGAAGAGAGACACTGGCCCCATGGAGGCTGCTGAAGACACCCTAAGCCCCCAG GAGGAGCCAGCACCATTACCTGCCCTGCCCATCCCTCTCCCAGACCCATCCAATG AGCTCCAGAGCAGCAACTCCCTGGAGCACAGGAGCTGGGCAGCCTTCTCCACCTCATCTTCTCCTGGAACTCCTTTGTCTCCTGGAAACCCATTTTCCCCTGGAACCCCCATTTTCCCAGGTCCCATCTTCCCCATCGCTTCTCCCCCATGTCATCCTAGCCCTTCCCCATTCTCCCCCATTTCTTCCCAGGTCTCCTCAAATCCCTCTCCACACCCCACCAGCTCTCCACTTCCATTCTCCTCCAGCACACCTGAGTTTCCAGTCCCACTCTCTCAGTTTCCCCGGAGTTCTCTCCCCATGACTTCTCCACCTACATTCTCTCCCACTTGTTCTCAGGTCACTCTTAGTCCCCCTTTCTTTCCTCCATGCCCCTccactccttccctcccctccaccacagcagcccctctcctctctctggctAGTGCATTCTCACTGGCTGTGATGACTGTGGCCCAGTCCCTGCTGTCCCCCTCGCCCGGGCTCCTTTCCCAATCTCCTCCAGCCCCTCCTAGTCCCCTCCCTAGCCTGCCGCTTCCCCCTCCCCTTGCTCCTGGTGGCCAGGAGAGTCCTTCACCCCACACAGCTGAGGTGGAGAATGAG GCCTCGCCACCTCCTGCTCGGCCTCTCCCAGGGGAAGCCAGGCTGGCGCCCATCTCTGAAG AGGGAAAGCCGCAGCTTGTTGGGCGTTTCCAAGTGACTTCATCCAAGGAACCAGCTGAGCCTCTTCCCCTGCAGCCAACATCCCCCACTCTCTCCGGTTCTCCGAAACCTTCAACCCCTCAGCTTACTTCAGAGAGCTCAGACACAGAGGACAGTGCTGGAGCCGGGCCAGAGACCAGGGAAGCTCTGGCTGAGAGCGACCGTGCAGCTGAGGGTCTGGGGGCTGGAGTTGAGGAGGAAGGAGATGATGGGAAGGAACCCCCAGTTGGGGGCAGCCCCCCACCCCTGAGCCATCCCAGCCCAGTGTGGATGAACTACTCCTACAACAGCCTGTGTCTGAGCAGCGAGGAGTCAGAAAGCAGTGGGGAAGATGAGGAGTTCTGGGCTGAGCTGCAGAGTCTTCGGCAGAA GCACTTGTCAGAGGTGGAAACACTACAGAcactacagaaaaaagaaattgaagatttGTACAGCCGGCTGGGGAAGCAGCCCCCACCGGGTATTGTGGCCCCAGCTGCTATGCTGTCCAGCCGCCAGCGCCGCCTCTCCAAGGGCAGCTTCCCCACCTCCCGCCGCAACAGCCTACAGCGCTCTGAGCCCCCAGGCCCTG GCATCATGCGAAGGAACTCCCTGAGTGGCAGCAGCACCGGCTCCCAGGAGCAGCGGGCAAGCAAGGGGGTGACATTCGCCGGGGATGTTGGCAGGATGGTGAGGGCGGGCCCAAGGGAGGGGGAGCCCAGGGAATCAGGGAATGGTACCTGGCTGCAGCTtcgccatcctcccaccttggaggTTTCttcatcactttttcttttccctccagtGAATTCAGAACAGAAGCCATGTATCTCCCCCACACCAGGGCCCACCATGGAGCTTGTGTTCTCAGAATCTGATGCTTTTCTGACCAACACAACTGAGCAAGGAAGATCCCAGCACTGA